Part of the uncultured Desulfobacter sp. genome, TGATGCTCATGGGAACTTCCTGGATATTTTCTTCCTGCTTATTTGCAGTTACAGTGATCGAATCCAATGATATTTCGGATTGTTCATTATCTGCTATGGATTGATTTACGGCAATCAAGATGGAAATAAAGACGATCGCCAATTGAAAAATCTTCATTTTGTTTCTCCTTAAACTTAATTAGCCGCTATCAGATAGACCCCGCTTTGGGAGCCCTTTTTCAACGCAATTTTCTGACAGGCAATGTCGGCTGCAAAAAGATCAATATCATCATTAGACATAAAGGGCTGGCAAGTTCGCCCCTGCTTTTTTCCAGGAGATCTCTTTTCGCATATATCATCGTTTTTTCATCTGGCGGGCATAATTACGAATACACCGGCAGATGGCCCGTATGTAGCCTGGCATATAATACATTTCTGGGAGAGGTGCTGGTAACAGGCTCCTTTAAATTAGCCCGATCGTCTTTTTTTTAGTTTTAGAAATCATATTTTTAACGAGGGTATTTAATAGGAATTTCGGGCTTGGTTCTAACGTCGGCCATTGTAGGGGCAGGTCCCTGTGCCTGCCCTAACGGGGGCAACCACAGGGGATTGCCCCTACAGAAGGCGGCCGATCTTATGATCAAGCCCTGAATTTCCACTGGGCAGATGGCCGAAATATTTTTTAAATGCCTTCGTAAAGTAGCTGGGACTGGAATAGCCCACCGCATAAGCAGCTTGGGTAACATTCATCCGGCCGTCCATCAAAAAATCCATGGCGGTTTCAAGGCGGCGGTTGCGCAGGTATTCAAAAGGGGTAACACCATAAACCATCCGGAAACAACGGTGCAGCTTGCTGCGGCACATCCCAACCGCTCGGGCCAATTGATTAAGATCAGGGCTGTTTTCCAGATTGCCGGCCAGCAAACGTGCCGCTTCACGTATACGATCCAAATCCGGAACCGGTAAAGGCCTGGTGTCAGATTTTCGGTTGTCAACCGTCTCAATTTGTCCGATTTTATGCGCAATCAGTTCCAGAACTTTGCTTTCCAAAAAAAACTTTTGGGCCCATCCCTGGTACGGACAATTAAATATGTTAAAAATAATGGTGCGTATGGCCGGTGTGATTTGGCCTTCATGAAAGAATGTCCCGTTTGACAAATTCCCAAGCTGTGGTGGCAAATCTTGTACTTCCCCCCCGGCAAAAGCGTAAAACCGCTCCAAATCCATTAAGATATTTATGTGCACAACCCGTTCCATATATATGGTTTCTGTGAGATCAACCAAGTCCGTGCAACAACTAAAACGGGCCCTGCCCGGCCTGATGTCATTGCCTTTTTTTTGACCTGTCGAGTGAACCTGACTGCGGCCTGACAAACGGAAGCCGAATCCAATGGGCGCAAAGGGGGGAGTGTACTCCAGAGCAATTGGACACCGGGGAACATAATCCATTATCATCAATTGTATCCCGGAGTTGAGGGGGACGCTTTTTATATATCCCTTTCCCATGAAAGGGGGAAGGCAGATTTGATTCTCTTTCGTGGGATTGCTCAGGCCTTGGGGCGATAGAAATATCTTTTCCATTTCAACAGATCCTTGGAGGCAAGTCTGAACAAACCGGGAACCCGGCCCAATCAAGCATTCAAACCATACACCACCTGAATAATCAACTTTCAATTCATGTCATCTTATAACCATCGGTACTATCAGTCTCAAATATCGTCGCCATTATTCAACTTACAATCTCAACCTGTCAACTATTTTTAGGAAGAACAAACTCATTATCATTATATAAACCCCAATGAATCTCCAGAGTGATTGCAATACCCGGCAAGAACAGGTACAGTGCCCTAA contains:
- a CDS encoding AraC family transcriptional regulator, whose protein sequence is MPPQLGNLSNGTFFHEGQITPAIRTIIFNIFNCPYQGWAQKFFLESKVLELIAHKIGQIETVDNRKSDTRPLPVPDLDRIREAARLLAGNLENSPDLNQLARAVGMCRSKLHRCFRMVYGVTPFEYLRNRRLETAMDFLMDGRMNVTQAAYAVGYSSPSYFTKAFKKYFGHLPSGNSGLDHKIGRLL